CCGGCCCCTGACCGCGCCAATCCGTAACCAGCCGCTCGATGGCCGCCAGCTGATCCCCCTGCACCGGGACGCCTTTTTCTAGCAACCCGGCCGCAATTCTGCGCCGCCGCACCGGTCCTGCGTCCGCGGCCAACTCGGTGCAATCGTCAGTCGGTTCCAAGTTGACCAGCGCGTCAAGCAGCTGACGATCCTCCGCAATCCGGTCCGCGGTGGCGGCAAGCGCCGGAACGGCATCGCCGCCCAGCAGATCCGTCAGCGCAGGAATGATCTGTTGGCGCATAGCCACGCGCCGGTACGCCGGGTCATCGTTCATCGGGTCGCGCCAGTACTCCAACCCGAGCTCCTCGCACGCCCCCACCGTGTCCGCACGCCGGATCTGCAGGAACGGCCGCACAAGAAGCCCTCCGGGCCGCTTTTCGACGCTCCCCATCCCCGCCGGATTCCCCCTCATCGCGCCAAGAAGCAGGGTCTCGGCCTGGTCGTCCGCAGTGTGGGCCACCCAGACCTCGGGCGCCGTAGTGATGGCGTCGCCACTGTGCGCCGCGGCCCCACTCGCGGCAGCCGCCGCGGCCCCACTCGCGGCAGCAGCCGCAGCAGAAGCCGCAGCGAAGAGGGCCGCGTAGCGGG
Above is a genomic segment from Corynebacterium sp. CNCTC7651 containing:
- the tilS gene encoding tRNA lysidine(34) synthetase TilS, whose translation is MDPFWPRKSPHFLACRRSLKHLQTSPHQPALIGLSGGPDSLALVAAAAAERKHVRAVVVDHGLQSGSAEVAARAAEQARSLGVPAEVVRVDVAPGAPGAAGAAGAARAAGAIRPVGLEAAAREARYAALFAAASAAAAAASGAAAAAASGAAAHSGDAITTAPEVWVAHTADDQAETLLLGAMRGNPAGMGSVEKRPGGLLVRPFLQIRRADTVGACEELGLEYWRDPMNDDPAYRRVAMRQQIIPALTDLLGGDAVPALAATADRIAEDRQLLDALVNLEPTDDCTELAADAGPVRRRRIAAGLLEKGVPVQGDQLAAIERLVTDWRGQGPVSVAGGSVARRDGRLVVER